The Lysobacter enzymogenes genome window below encodes:
- a CDS encoding EAL domain-containing protein, translating to MSVRPFSPAALLSAALIALLCAAAWPQRVAAATRDFYFSRLGSELGLSQNSVTAFEQDAHGFVWVGTQGGLHRYDGQRYIAYRHDPRDPASLPDSYVTALALDGQRALWIGTHSEYLARLDLASGSIHRYGAPESQAGRQVAALLPWREQVLIGTLAGLEKLDPQTGTRELLLPLSGEGARAAPWQGLAQGRDGSAWFASAAGLHRIKPDGRVERIGAPIPLRSLAFDHRGVLWAGAGDGLYRLDGRTGVLVKIEDEALAGLRDARALVEAHDRRLWIAGFGSGLYRYDPETGHSQRIHAEPGVDASLPEDTVDTLMVDQGGLLWAGGLYRGVAVADPRGTRFSYVLDLEDSRPDRAAADASIRALAQDDSGAIWIGTDNAHLRRYDLSGDRFQDMTSLLPAASRQVNAISRQPDAQAPPPAADAHAPAPAPATDAHASTAAARRAPPPGRLWLATGGGLLRLDPGTGRIEPVDLRGYKDAALRALRFARDGSLWLGGEDVGALHYQPDSGVLVRYAYREGDPKGLSHPRVNAILEDRSGRIWFGTGGGLDLLDPKTGYLRHYRHVTDQADSLPGNTVRALHQSADGSIWVGTQAGLSRVVEFGDGRIRFEHPLAEVLGDHPVPVVFTLAERPDGRLWLGTDNGILRFDPGASLVRRYGLADGLQDLEFNAGAVAALADGRLAFGGVRGLNLFDPARIADSRYTPPVRLLGAWIGSDTSAGASALWQSSKLEIPDGAGILRLRIGALDFGPNSGIRYRYRMEGFDRDWIDNGPRQDITYTRLPPGRYLFRAQSTNRDGVWNTQELTIPVSVDPPLWRHPLAIAAAALAALGVLLSFGWRWHRTRQRERGYFTQIREREERLKLALWASGEQFWDYDLTRRELHRMRVDDHNAQSPEIGVQADIADDHEIHPDDLPRVAELLRKHLKGDAALFLSEHRMRTPKGEWGWVRARGRVVERDGEGHPVRVAGTGRDVTAVRSAERERRIASEVLRSMAEAVAVFDRDFVFVSINPAFSRMTGYPENEVIGQTTGLLDSRQHDPEFYSDMRDELQRSGRWSGEIWQQRKDGNEFLCWLQASIVLDSSGQRGHYVAVLTDITDQKRAEQELRYLANYDTLTSLPNRTLLSERLSRAIVRARRHGHRIALLFLDLDRFKDINDSLGHAAGDRILRAAAVRLQETVGAEHTVARLGGDEFTVVLENLDTPEQAEDVARRIIKAFEAPLDFDERHDVAISPSIGISVYPDHAQVPTDLLKHADTAMYQAKAAGRRTFMRYTEAMDIEIRQRATISAALRKVLDRNELRLVFQPRLSLPEARITGVEALLRWQSAEYGNIPPTQFIPLAEESGLILEIGEWAMREACNRLRQWRQHGLDQLSVSVNVSAIQLLRGDLPKMVARALSESGIPPWRLELELTESVVMSNAAHTSNTMQALRELGVALAVDDFGTGYSSLAYLKRLPINTLKIDKEFISDLTRDPDDEAITTTVITMAHSLGLNVVAEGVELEEQMEFLRAHGCDEIQGYWLAKPLEADACLAFIKQWQPPQSVRAAF from the coding sequence GTGTCCGTGCGTCCCTTCTCCCCCGCCGCCCTGCTGTCCGCCGCCCTCATCGCCCTGCTGTGCGCAGCGGCGTGGCCGCAACGCGTGGCGGCGGCGACCCGCGATTTCTATTTCTCGCGCCTGGGCAGCGAGCTCGGCCTGAGCCAGAACTCGGTGACCGCGTTCGAGCAGGACGCGCACGGCTTCGTCTGGGTCGGCACCCAGGGCGGCCTGCACCGCTACGACGGCCAGCGCTACATCGCCTACCGCCACGACCCGCGCGACCCGGCCAGCCTGCCCGACAGCTACGTCACCGCGCTGGCGCTGGACGGCCAGCGCGCGCTGTGGATCGGCACCCATTCCGAATACCTGGCGCGGCTGGACCTGGCCAGCGGCAGCATCCACCGCTACGGCGCGCCCGAGTCGCAGGCCGGGCGGCAGGTGGCGGCGCTGCTGCCGTGGCGCGAGCAGGTGCTGATCGGCACCCTCGCCGGGCTGGAGAAGCTGGACCCGCAGACCGGCACGCGCGAACTGCTGTTGCCGCTGTCCGGCGAAGGCGCGCGCGCCGCGCCGTGGCAAGGGCTGGCCCAGGGCCGCGACGGCAGCGCCTGGTTCGCCAGCGCCGCCGGCCTGCACCGGATCAAGCCCGACGGCCGGGTCGAACGCATCGGCGCGCCGATCCCGCTGCGCAGCCTCGCCTTCGACCACCGCGGCGTGCTCTGGGCCGGCGCCGGCGACGGCCTGTACCGGCTCGACGGCCGCACCGGCGTGCTGGTCAAGATCGAAGACGAGGCCCTGGCCGGGCTGCGCGACGCGCGCGCCCTGGTCGAGGCGCACGACCGCCGGCTGTGGATCGCCGGCTTCGGCAGCGGCCTGTACCGCTACGACCCGGAGACCGGCCACAGCCAGCGCATCCACGCCGAACCCGGGGTCGATGCGAGCCTGCCGGAAGACACCGTCGACACGCTGATGGTCGACCAGGGCGGGCTGCTGTGGGCCGGCGGCCTGTACCGCGGCGTGGCCGTGGCCGATCCGCGCGGCACCCGTTTCAGCTATGTGCTGGACCTGGAAGACTCGCGCCCGGACCGCGCCGCCGCCGACGCCAGCATCCGCGCCCTGGCCCAGGACGACAGCGGCGCGATCTGGATCGGCACCGACAACGCCCACCTGCGCCGCTACGACCTGTCCGGCGACCGCTTCCAGGACATGACCTCGCTGCTGCCGGCGGCGTCGCGCCAGGTCAACGCGATCTCGCGCCAGCCCGATGCGCAGGCGCCACCGCCTGCGGCCGATGCGCACGCGCCCGCACCCGCACCCGCGACCGACGCGCACGCTTCCACCGCGGCCGCTCGCCGCGCGCCGCCGCCGGGGCGCTTGTGGCTGGCCACGGGCGGCGGCCTGCTGCGCCTGGATCCCGGCACCGGCCGGATCGAGCCGGTCGACCTGCGCGGCTACAAGGACGCCGCCCTGCGCGCGCTGCGTTTCGCCCGCGACGGCAGCCTGTGGCTCGGCGGCGAAGACGTCGGCGCGCTGCATTACCAGCCCGACAGCGGCGTGCTGGTGCGCTACGCCTATCGCGAAGGCGATCCCAAGGGCCTGAGCCATCCGCGCGTCAACGCCATCCTCGAGGACCGCAGCGGCCGGATCTGGTTCGGCACCGGCGGCGGCCTCGACCTGCTCGATCCCAAGACCGGCTACCTGCGCCACTACCGCCACGTCACCGATCAGGCCGACAGCCTGCCGGGCAATACGGTGCGCGCGCTGCACCAGTCGGCCGACGGTTCGATCTGGGTCGGCACCCAGGCCGGCCTGAGCCGGGTGGTCGAATTCGGCGACGGCCGCATCCGCTTCGAGCACCCGCTGGCCGAAGTGCTCGGCGATCATCCGGTGCCGGTGGTGTTCACCCTCGCCGAGCGTCCCGACGGACGCCTGTGGCTGGGCACCGACAACGGCATCCTGCGCTTCGACCCGGGCGCCTCGCTGGTGCGCCGCTACGGCCTGGCCGACGGCTTGCAGGACCTGGAATTCAACGCCGGCGCGGTCGCCGCGCTGGCCGACGGGCGCCTGGCGTTCGGCGGCGTGCGCGGGCTCAACCTGTTCGATCCGGCGCGCATCGCCGATTCGCGCTACACCCCGCCGGTGCGCCTGCTCGGCGCGTGGATCGGCTCGGACACCAGCGCCGGCGCCAGCGCGCTGTGGCAGTCGTCGAAGCTGGAAATCCCCGACGGCGCCGGCATCCTGCGCCTGCGCATCGGCGCGCTCGACTTCGGCCCCAACAGCGGCATCCGCTATCGCTACCGGATGGAAGGCTTCGACCGCGACTGGATCGACAACGGTCCGCGCCAGGACATCACCTACACCCGCCTGCCGCCGGGCCGCTATCTGTTCCGCGCCCAGTCGACCAACCGCGACGGCGTGTGGAACACCCAGGAACTGACCATCCCGGTCAGCGTCGACCCGCCGCTGTGGCGGCACCCGCTGGCGATCGCCGCCGCGGCCCTGGCCGCGCTCGGCGTGCTGCTGAGCTTCGGCTGGCGCTGGCACCGCACGCGCCAGCGCGAACGCGGCTACTTCACCCAGATCCGCGAACGCGAAGAACGCCTGAAACTGGCGCTGTGGGCCTCCGGCGAACAGTTCTGGGACTACGACCTGACCCGGCGCGAACTGCACCGCATGCGCGTGGACGACCACAACGCGCAGTCGCCGGAGATCGGCGTGCAGGCCGACATCGCCGACGACCACGAGATCCATCCCGACGACCTGCCGCGCGTCGCCGAGCTGCTGCGCAAGCACCTCAAGGGCGACGCCGCGCTGTTCCTGTCCGAGCACCGCATGCGCACGCCGAAGGGCGAATGGGGCTGGGTGCGGGCGCGCGGCCGGGTGGTCGAGCGCGACGGCGAAGGCCATCCGGTGCGCGTGGCCGGCACCGGCCGCGACGTCACCGCGGTGCGCAGCGCCGAACGCGAGCGCCGCATCGCCAGCGAAGTGCTGCGCTCGATGGCCGAAGCGGTGGCGGTGTTCGACCGCGACTTCGTGTTCGTCTCGATCAACCCCGCGTTCTCGCGCATGACCGGCTATCCCGAGAACGAGGTCATCGGCCAGACCACCGGCCTGCTCGACAGCCGCCAGCACGATCCGGAGTTCTATTCGGACATGCGCGACGAGCTGCAGCGCAGCGGCCGCTGGTCGGGCGAGATCTGGCAGCAGCGCAAGGACGGCAACGAGTTCCTGTGCTGGCTGCAGGCCTCGATCGTGCTCGACAGCAGCGGCCAGCGCGGCCATTACGTCGCGGTGCTGACCGACATCACCGACCAGAAACGCGCCGAACAGGAACTGCGCTACCTGGCCAACTACGACACCCTGACCAGCCTGCCGAACCGCACCCTGCTGTCGGAGCGGCTGTCGCGGGCGATCGTGCGCGCGCGCCGCCACGGCCACCGCATCGCCCTGCTGTTCCTCGATCTGGACCGGTTCAAGGACATCAACGACTCGCTCGGCCACGCCGCCGGCGACCGCATCCTGCGCGCGGCCGCGGTGCGCCTGCAGGAAACCGTCGGCGCCGAACATACCGTGGCGCGCCTGGGCGGCGACGAATTCACCGTGGTGCTGGAGAACCTGGACACGCCCGAGCAGGCCGAGGACGTGGCCCGCCGCATCATCAAGGCGTTCGAGGCGCCGCTGGACTTCGACGAACGCCACGACGTGGCGATCTCGCCGTCGATCGGCATCAGCGTCTATCCCGACCACGCCCAGGTGCCGACCGACCTGCTCAAGCACGCCGACACCGCGATGTACCAGGCCAAGGCCGCCGGCCGGCGCACCTTCATGCGCTACACCGAGGCGATGGACATCGAGATCCGCCAGCGCGCGACGATTTCCGCGGCGCTGCGCAAGGTGCTCGACCGCAACGAACTGCGGCTGGTGTTCCAGCCGCGGCTGTCGCTGCCGGAAGCGCGCATCACCGGCGTGGAAGCGCTGCTGCGCTGGCAGAGCGCCGAGTACGGCAACATCCCGCCGACCCAGTTCATTCCGCTGGCCGAGGAAAGCGGGCTGATCCTGGAAATCGGCGAATGGGCGATGCGCGAGGCCTGCAATCGCCTGCGCCAGTGGCGCCAGCACGGGCTCGACCAGCTGTCGGTGTCGGTCAACGTCTCGGCGATCCAGCTGCTGCGCGGCGACCTGCCGAAGATGGTCGCCCGTGCGCTCAGCGAAAGCGGCATCCCGCCGTGGCGGCTGGAGTTGGAACTGACCGAAAGCGTGGTCATGTCCAATGCCGCGCACACCTCCAACACCATGCAGGCGCTGCGCGAACTCGGCGTGGCGCTGGCGGTCGACGACTTCGGCACCGGCTATTCGTCGCTGGCGTATCTCAAGCGCCTGCCGATCAACACGCTGAAGATCGACAAGGAATTCATCAGCGACCTGACCCGCGATCCCGACGACGAAGCCATCACCACCACCGTCATCACGATGGCGCATTCGCTCGGCCTCAACGTGGTCGCCGAAGGCGTGGAGCTGGAGGAGCAGATGGAATTCCTGCGCGCGCACGGCTGCGACGAAATCCAGGGCTACTGGCTGGCCAAGCCGCTGGAAGCCGACGCCTGCCTGGCCTTCATCAAGCAGTGGCAGCCGCCGCAGAGCGTGCGCGCGGCGTTCTGA
- a CDS encoding UPF0149 family protein, which yields MPANPLPLLSEVEAESQALTLSTSASELHGALCGWLAGGGADVREWPAKVLADAATATPAAGGALDRLRLVSSAQMGDDEFGFELLLPGAEASLSERSGALFDWCRGFLGGFGLAAGAAPNLSEESQEALTDLAKFAATAPQEEGDEEDEEALTELEEFVRIAALGLHGDVALAARRRQRLN from the coding sequence GTGCCCGCGAACCCCCTTCCCCTGTTGTCCGAGGTCGAGGCCGAAAGCCAGGCCCTGACCCTGAGCACTTCCGCTTCCGAACTGCACGGCGCGCTGTGCGGCTGGCTCGCCGGCGGCGGCGCCGACGTGCGCGAATGGCCGGCCAAGGTGCTCGCCGACGCCGCCACCGCGACCCCGGCCGCCGGCGGCGCGCTCGACCGCCTGCGTCTGGTCAGTTCGGCGCAGATGGGCGACGACGAATTCGGTTTCGAACTGCTGCTGCCCGGCGCCGAGGCCTCGCTGAGCGAGCGCAGCGGCGCGCTGTTCGACTGGTGCCGCGGTTTCCTCGGCGGCTTCGGCCTGGCCGCGGGCGCGGCGCCGAACCTGTCGGAGGAAAGCCAGGAAGCGCTGACCGACCTGGCCAAGTTCGCCGCCACCGCGCCGCAGGAAGAAGGCGACGAGGAAGACGAGGAAGCGCTGACCGAGCTGGAGGAGTTCGTGCGCATCGCCGCGCTTGGACTGCACGGCGACGTGGCCCTGGCCGCGCGCCGCCGGCAGCGGTTGAACTGA
- a CDS encoding aminopeptidase P N-terminal domain-containing protein, with protein sequence MFAALTMPAKAHARRRRQLMEMAGPDAIVIVPSAHELIRSRDTHYPFRQDSDLSYLSGFPEPDSVLVLVPGRVHGEVLLFCRERDREREAWDGPRYGPEDAVEAFGLDDAYPIADLDDILPGLLEGRSRVYYHFGRDAEFDLKLIGWLNRVRAMVRQGAQPPHEFLELGHLLDELRLFKDRDELRFMQRAADISVLAHEAAMRAARPGAHEYELQAEIECVFRRFDAEPAYGSIVGAGANACVLHYRANNAQARDGDLVLIDAGAEYRGYAADITRTFPVNGRFTAEQRALHDLVGAAQAAALAQARPGATYEAGHNAAVETLTEGLLRLGLLKGTLERNLADGHYKRFYRHKTGHWLGMDVHDVGEYRIDGESRLLEPGMVFTIEPGLYVSPDDSTVEPKWRGIGIRTEDDVAITKDGHEVLTARLARSADEIEALMAQRRAA encoded by the coding sequence ATGTTCGCCGCGCTGACCATGCCGGCCAAGGCGCACGCGCGCCGGCGCCGGCAGCTGATGGAAATGGCCGGCCCCGACGCGATCGTGATCGTGCCCTCGGCGCACGAGCTGATCCGCAGCCGCGACACCCATTACCCGTTCCGCCAGGACTCCGACCTGAGCTACCTCAGCGGTTTCCCCGAGCCCGACTCGGTGCTGGTGCTGGTGCCCGGCCGGGTCCACGGCGAAGTGCTGCTGTTCTGCCGCGAGCGCGACCGCGAGCGCGAGGCCTGGGACGGCCCGCGCTACGGCCCGGAAGACGCGGTCGAGGCGTTCGGCCTCGACGACGCGTACCCGATCGCCGACCTCGACGACATCCTGCCGGGGCTGCTGGAAGGCCGCTCGCGGGTGTACTACCACTTCGGCCGCGACGCCGAGTTCGACCTCAAGCTGATCGGCTGGCTCAACCGGGTGCGGGCGATGGTGCGCCAGGGCGCGCAGCCGCCGCACGAGTTCCTGGAACTGGGCCATCTGCTCGACGAACTGCGATTGTTCAAGGACCGCGACGAACTGCGCTTCATGCAGCGCGCCGCCGACATCAGCGTGCTCGCCCACGAAGCGGCGATGCGCGCGGCGCGGCCCGGCGCGCACGAATACGAACTGCAGGCCGAGATCGAATGCGTGTTCCGCCGCTTCGACGCCGAGCCGGCCTACGGCAGCATCGTCGGCGCCGGCGCCAACGCCTGCGTGCTGCACTACCGCGCCAACAACGCCCAGGCCCGCGACGGCGACCTCGTCCTGATCGACGCCGGCGCCGAATACCGCGGCTACGCCGCCGACATCACCCGCACCTTCCCGGTCAACGGCCGCTTCACGGCCGAACAGCGCGCGCTGCACGATCTGGTCGGCGCGGCCCAGGCCGCGGCGCTGGCGCAGGCGCGCCCCGGCGCGACGTACGAAGCCGGCCACAACGCCGCGGTGGAGACGCTGACCGAAGGCCTGCTGCGGCTCGGCCTGCTCAAGGGCACGCTGGAGCGCAACCTCGCCGACGGCCACTACAAGCGCTTCTACCGGCACAAGACCGGGCATTGGCTCGGCATGGACGTGCACGACGTCGGCGAGTACCGCATCGACGGCGAATCGCGCCTGCTCGAGCCCGGCATGGTGTTCACCATCGAACCGGGCCTGTACGTCTCGCCCGACGACAGCACGGTGGAGCCGAAGTGGCGCGGCATCGGCATCCGCACCGAGGACGATGTGGCGATCACCAAGGACGGGCACGAAGTGCTGACCGCACGGTTGGCGCGCAGCGCCGACGAGATCGAAGCGCTGATGGCGCAGCGGCGGGCGGCGTAG
- a CDS encoding LysR family transcriptional regulator, whose translation MDLLRAMAVFVSVADTGSFAAAAQAQRLSAVMVGKHIRQLEERLGARLLQRDTRKQRLTEAGVAFLAEARQVLEQVRRAETVTERLGDGARPRGHLRVTAPLTLGPVAVAPLVTRYLRAYPDVSVDLALEDRTIDLIAEGFDAAIRIGPLPDSDHLVARPLRPYRMMVCAAPSYLRERGTPAGPADLVHHSCLNHLLWHPNAGWRFASLGGEALPLHGRFASNHGEALRRAALDGCGIVLQPEVLLADDIAAGRLVALFEDDLPPPRPVHLLYPRDRQPLPKLSRFVELVMERLGPLE comes from the coding sequence ATGGACCTGCTGCGCGCGATGGCGGTGTTCGTCTCGGTCGCCGACACCGGCAGCTTCGCCGCGGCCGCGCAGGCGCAGCGGCTGTCGGCGGTGATGGTCGGCAAGCACATCCGGCAACTCGAAGAACGCCTCGGCGCGCGGCTGTTGCAGCGCGATACCCGCAAGCAGCGGCTGACCGAAGCCGGGGTCGCGTTCCTGGCCGAGGCGCGGCAGGTGTTGGAGCAGGTGCGCCGCGCCGAGACCGTGACCGAGCGCCTCGGCGACGGTGCGCGCCCGCGCGGCCACTTGCGCGTGACCGCGCCGCTGACGCTGGGCCCCGTCGCGGTGGCGCCGCTGGTGACCCGGTACCTGCGCGCCTATCCCGACGTCAGCGTCGATCTGGCGCTGGAAGACCGCACGATCGACCTGATCGCCGAGGGTTTCGACGCGGCGATCCGGATCGGCCCGCTGCCCGATTCCGATCATCTGGTGGCGCGGCCGCTGCGCCCGTATCGGATGATGGTGTGCGCGGCGCCGTCGTACCTGCGCGAGCGCGGCACCCCGGCCGGCCCGGCCGACCTGGTCCATCACAGCTGCCTCAACCACCTGCTGTGGCATCCCAACGCCGGCTGGCGCTTCGCCAGCCTCGGCGGCGAAGCGCTGCCGTTGCACGGGCGGTTCGCTTCGAACCACGGCGAAGCCTTGCGGCGCGCGGCGCTGGACGGCTGCGGCATCGTGCTGCAACCCGAAGTGCTGCTGGCCGACGACATCGCCGCCGGCCGCCTGGTGGCCTTGTTCGAAGACGACCTGCCGCCGCCGCGGCCGGTGCACCTGCTGTACCCGCGCGACCGCCAGCCGCTGCCGAAGCTGAGCCGATTCGTCGAGCTGGTGATGGAGCGGCTGGGGCCGCTGGAATGA
- a CDS encoding short chain dehydrogenase codes for MKILLVGASGTLGRAIAQTLSHHELLLASRNSAQYPVDITDDASVEALLRKTGKLDAIVSAAGALHFGPLGEMTPAQFAVGLNDKLLGQVRLALLGQHHLNDGGSITLTTGIVSAEPIRAGANASAVNRALEGFVAGAACELARGLRINAVSPNVLSESMDAYGAFFPGFEPVPAARAALAYQRSVEGVQSGRTFNVW; via the coding sequence ATGAAGATCCTGCTCGTCGGCGCCAGCGGCACCCTCGGCCGCGCCATCGCCCAGACCCTGTCGCACCACGAACTGCTGCTGGCCAGCCGCAACAGCGCGCAATACCCGGTCGACATCACCGACGACGCCAGCGTCGAGGCGCTGCTGCGCAAGACCGGCAAGCTCGACGCCATCGTCTCCGCCGCCGGCGCGCTGCACTTCGGCCCGCTCGGCGAAATGACCCCGGCGCAGTTCGCCGTCGGCCTCAACGACAAGCTGCTCGGTCAGGTGCGCCTGGCGCTGCTGGGCCAGCATCACCTCAACGATGGCGGCTCGATCACCCTGACCACCGGCATCGTCTCGGCCGAACCGATCCGCGCCGGCGCCAACGCCAGCGCGGTCAACCGCGCGCTGGAAGGCTTCGTCGCCGGCGCCGCGTGCGAGCTGGCGCGCGGCCTGCGCATCAACGCGGTCAGCCCGAACGTGCTCAGCGAATCGATGGACGCTTACGGCGCGTTCTTCCCCGGCTTCGAGCCGGTGCCGGCGGCGCGCGCCGCGCTGGCCTACCAGCGCAGCGTCGAGGGCGTGCAGAGCGGCCGCACCTTCAACGTCTGGTAA
- a CDS encoding nuclear transport factor 2 family protein → MRTAFAVSLLAGAAGLVPPAAASEASDRAALEALDIRYQAAVKANDAATMAAILHDDFVLIGGRGQTSDKAALLEEARAARTVYERQDASERSVRVWGDTGVVTARLWLKGRTDGAPFEYRLWYSDTYARTPQGWRYVLGQASLRLPEPP, encoded by the coding sequence ATGCGCACCGCCTTCGCCGTTTCCCTGCTCGCCGGCGCCGCCGGCCTGGTTCCGCCCGCCGCCGCGTCCGAAGCCAGCGACCGCGCCGCGCTGGAAGCGCTCGACATCCGCTACCAGGCCGCGGTCAAAGCCAACGACGCGGCGACGATGGCCGCGATCCTGCACGACGATTTCGTCCTGATCGGCGGCCGCGGACAAACCAGCGACAAGGCCGCCTTGCTCGAAGAAGCCCGCGCCGCCCGCACCGTCTACGAGCGCCAGGACGCCAGCGAACGCAGCGTGCGGGTGTGGGGCGACACCGGTGTGGTCACCGCCAGGCTCTGGCTCAAGGGCCGCACCGACGGCGCGCCGTTCGAGTATCGGCTGTGGTACAGCGACACCTACGCGCGCACGCCGCAAGGCTGGCGCTACGTGCTCGGGCAAGCGTCGCTGCGCCTGCCCGAGCCGCCGTAA
- a CDS encoding YybH family protein, producing the protein MSQTHDPFLAALDGYAAAVAAKDVDAFAALYAEDVHVFDMWGRWELRGLAAWRAMAQEWFGSLGAETVAVTYAQAQSQAGAELAYGHAVLTYAAHAADGTRLRSLDNRISLALARRDGAWKIVHEHTSAPIDHASGKAMLKRDGAE; encoded by the coding sequence ATGAGCCAGACCCACGATCCGTTCCTGGCCGCGCTCGACGGCTACGCCGCGGCGGTCGCGGCCAAGGACGTCGACGCCTTCGCCGCGCTGTACGCCGAGGACGTGCATGTGTTCGACATGTGGGGCCGCTGGGAACTGCGCGGCCTCGCGGCGTGGCGGGCGATGGCGCAAGAGTGGTTCGGCTCGCTCGGCGCGGAAACCGTCGCGGTGACGTATGCGCAGGCGCAGTCGCAGGCCGGCGCGGAGCTCGCTTACGGGCATGCCGTGCTGACGTACGCGGCGCATGCGGCCGACGGCACGCGGCTGCGTTCGCTCGACAACCGCATCAGCCTGGCGCTGGCGCGGCGCGATGGGGCCTGGAAGATCGTGCACGAGCACACGTCCGCGCCGATCGATCATGCCAGCGGCAAGGCCATGCTCAAGCGCGACGGGGCGGAGTAA
- the pepQ gene encoding Xaa-Pro dipeptidase encodes MTASAASPADLYAQHIGEQQRRAAQALERGGFDHLLVPSGTLHYQVFDDRDYPYAVNPQFKAWVPLVRNPGSWLVFTPGAKPKLIYLQPFDYWHVVPQAPAGVWVEHFEVIVIREPAEALAHLPKDPARCAILGETQSALGDYAPNNPQAVVDYLEYHRAFKTAYEVAMMREATRKGVRAHRAAEAAFRAGASEFDIHLAYCAAARQDANELPYGNIVALNENGAVLHYMELGREAPVQSRSFLIDAGASHVGYACDITRTYASDAGGEFQALIDAVDAAQQRMCAQVRAGFDYKQLHLDAHLALAGILKDFGVLKVSPEAAVANGVSGVFFPHGIGHGIGLQVHEVAGFAASDRGGRIDKPAGHPYLRLTRVLEPGMAVTIEPGLYFVDLLLDGLKRGEHADAVDWARIDAFRPFGGIRIEDDVVCTDAAPVNLTREEFAAAA; translated from the coding sequence ATGACCGCTTCCGCCGCCTCCCCCGCCGATCTCTACGCGCAGCACATCGGCGAGCAACAGCGCCGCGCCGCGCAAGCGCTGGAGCGCGGCGGCTTCGACCATCTGCTGGTGCCCAGCGGCACCCTGCACTATCAGGTGTTCGACGACCGCGACTATCCGTACGCGGTCAACCCGCAGTTCAAGGCCTGGGTGCCGCTGGTGCGCAACCCCGGCAGCTGGCTGGTGTTCACTCCGGGCGCCAAGCCGAAATTGATCTACCTGCAGCCGTTCGACTACTGGCACGTGGTCCCGCAGGCGCCGGCCGGCGTGTGGGTCGAACATTTCGAAGTGATCGTGATCCGCGAGCCGGCCGAGGCGCTGGCGCATCTGCCCAAGGATCCGGCGCGCTGCGCGATTCTCGGCGAAACGCAGAGCGCGCTCGGCGATTACGCGCCGAACAATCCGCAGGCGGTCGTCGACTACCTGGAATACCACCGCGCGTTCAAGACCGCGTACGAAGTGGCGATGATGCGCGAGGCCACGCGCAAGGGCGTGCGCGCGCACCGCGCCGCCGAGGCCGCGTTCCGCGCCGGCGCCAGCGAGTTCGACATCCATCTGGCCTACTGCGCCGCCGCGCGCCAGGACGCCAACGAACTGCCGTACGGCAACATCGTCGCGCTCAACGAAAACGGCGCGGTGCTGCACTACATGGAGCTCGGCCGCGAAGCGCCGGTGCAGTCGCGCAGCTTCCTGATCGACGCCGGCGCCAGCCACGTCGGCTACGCGTGCGACATCACCCGCACCTACGCCAGCGATGCCGGCGGCGAATTCCAGGCGCTGATCGATGCGGTCGACGCCGCCCAGCAGCGCATGTGCGCGCAGGTGCGCGCCGGCTTCGACTACAAGCAGCTGCATCTGGACGCGCATCTGGCCCTGGCCGGAATCCTCAAGGACTTCGGCGTGCTCAAGGTCTCGCCGGAAGCGGCGGTCGCCAACGGCGTCAGCGGCGTGTTCTTCCCGCACGGCATCGGCCACGGCATCGGCCTGCAGGTGCACGAAGTCGCCGGTTTCGCCGCCAGCGACCGCGGCGGCCGCATCGACAAGCCGGCCGGGCATCCGTATCTGCGCCTGACCCGGGTGCTGGAACCGGGCATGGCGGTGACGATCGAGCCGGGCCTGTACTTCGTCGATCTCTTGCTCGACGGGCTCAAGCGCGGCGAACACGCCGATGCGGTCGACTGGGCGCGGATCGATGCGTTCCGCCCGTTCGGCGGCATCCGCATCGAGGACGACGTGGTCTGCACCGACGCCGCGCCGGTCAACCTGACCCGCGAAGAATTCGCCGCGGCGGCCTGA
- a CDS encoding PilZ domain-containing protein gives MNEEFRRARRRRIVDTVQVIDTMTEQTIGHLGNLSETGMMMIASAALADDALYQLRFDLRDAPRQAPIEVGAHLLWQDSASMPGQTWAGFRFIAMPEDGMAHLRQWLDSPGGSYE, from the coding sequence ATGAACGAGGAATTCCGCCGCGCGCGCCGGCGCCGCATCGTCGATACGGTGCAGGTGATCGACACCATGACCGAGCAGACCATCGGCCATCTCGGCAACCTGTCGGAGACCGGCATGATGATGATCGCCAGCGCGGCGCTGGCCGACGACGCGCTGTACCAACTGCGCTTCGATCTGCGCGACGCGCCGCGGCAGGCGCCGATCGAGGTCGGCGCGCACCTGCTGTGGCAGGACAGCGCGAGCATGCCGGGGCAGACCTGGGCCGGGTTCCGCTTCATCGCGATGCCCGAGGACGGGATGGCGCATTTGCGCCAGTGGCTGGATTCGCCGGGCGGCAGTTACGAGTAA